The Collimonas sp. PA-H2 genome contains a region encoding:
- a CDS encoding aldo/keto reductase family oxidoreductase, producing the protein MSDIQPSTSFVLGGRTVKRLGYGAMQLAGPGVFGPPKDSDAALAVLREAVARGVNHIDTSDFYGPHVTNQLIREALHPYRDDLVIVSKIGARRGDDGSWIPAMSRAELTQAVHDNLRNLGLDVLDVVNLRSMFGIHGPAEGSIEEPLTVLAELQRQGLVRHIGLSNVTPEQIAEGRRICEIVCVQNHYNVAHRKDDALIDNLARDGIAYVPYFPLGGFTPLQSSTLSDVAARLGVTSMQVALAWLLRRAPNILLIPGTSSVAHLQENLAAGTLALPDDVIKELDQVASISAA; encoded by the coding sequence ATGTCTGATATCCAACCATCCACTAGCTTTGTACTTGGCGGCCGCACCGTAAAGCGACTTGGCTATGGCGCCATGCAGCTTGCCGGACCTGGCGTATTCGGTCCTCCCAAGGATAGTGACGCGGCACTGGCCGTGCTGCGCGAAGCCGTCGCGCGCGGGGTGAATCACATCGACACCAGCGATTTCTACGGCCCTCACGTCACTAACCAGTTGATCCGCGAGGCGCTGCATCCTTATCGAGACGATCTGGTCATCGTCAGCAAGATCGGCGCCAGGCGCGGCGACGACGGTTCGTGGATTCCAGCCATGTCGCGCGCAGAACTGACCCAGGCGGTCCACGACAATCTGCGCAATCTTGGTCTGGATGTGCTCGATGTGGTTAACCTGCGCAGCATGTTCGGTATCCACGGACCTGCCGAAGGCTCAATCGAAGAGCCGCTCACGGTGCTGGCCGAGCTCCAGCGCCAGGGTCTGGTGCGCCACATCGGACTGAGTAATGTGACTCCTGAGCAGATCGCGGAAGGACGCCGTATCTGCGAGATCGTCTGCGTGCAAAACCATTACAACGTGGCTCATCGGAAAGACGATGCCCTGATCGACAACCTTGCACGCGACGGTATTGCATACGTACCTTACTTTCCGCTCGGCGGCTTTACCCCGCTGCAATCTTCTACCTTGTCGGATGTGGCTGCGCGTCTCGGCGTCACATCCATGCAGGTCGCGCTCGCCTGGCTGCTTCGTCGTGCGCCCAACATCCTTCTGATCCCCGGCACCTCATCTGTCGCGCACTTGCAGGAAAATCTGGCGGCAGGCACCTTGGCGCTGCCCGACGATGTGATAAAAGAATTAGACCAGGTAGCGAGCATCAGCGCTGCTTGA
- a CDS encoding transporter substrate-binding domain-containing protein, producing the protein MKRYAGVVACIFVYFIAIVGGLIPAKESRADAMDDIQSRRAIRVAVPKDTPPFGAEGQYKSLEGFDISIAKMISLELGVKLDMVPLVSADRIPSLLNHHVDIVISSLGKNPERLKQIDFSQAYAPFYLGVFGAPNLDVKNAAALSGKTIAVLKDSIEDTELSKIAPPSAIIKRFSTSKEAEKSYLQGESKLLAAGNVLISAFTKEQAEATQLKIVLKDSPCFIGVNKNETALLNKINAMLSNIKKNGMLNVNAQRWFKAPLPDSVLRSGLE; encoded by the coding sequence GTGAAGCGTTACGCCGGTGTTGTTGCATGCATTTTTGTCTATTTCATTGCCATCGTAGGGGGCTTGATACCCGCCAAGGAAAGCCGCGCGGATGCGATGGACGATATCCAGAGCCGGCGCGCGATTCGCGTCGCAGTGCCAAAAGATACGCCGCCGTTCGGCGCGGAAGGCCAGTACAAGTCGCTGGAAGGATTCGATATCTCGATCGCCAAGATGATTTCGCTGGAGCTGGGAGTCAAGCTCGACATGGTGCCGCTGGTCAGCGCGGACCGCATTCCTTCGCTATTGAACCACCATGTCGACATAGTGATTTCCAGTCTCGGTAAAAACCCGGAACGCCTGAAACAGATCGACTTTTCACAGGCATACGCGCCGTTTTACCTGGGTGTGTTCGGCGCTCCCAACCTCGACGTAAAAAATGCCGCTGCTCTGTCCGGCAAGACTATCGCCGTGCTCAAGGATTCGATCGAAGATACCGAGTTGAGCAAGATTGCACCGCCTTCCGCCATCATCAAGCGTTTCAGCACCAGCAAGGAAGCAGAGAAATCCTATCTGCAAGGAGAATCCAAGCTGCTGGCCGCCGGCAACGTGCTGATTTCCGCCTTTACCAAGGAACAGGCGGAAGCAACCCAGCTGAAGATCGTGTTGAAGGATTCGCCATGCTTCATCGGCGTTAACAAAAACGAAACCGCCCTGCTGAACAAGATCAACGCCATGCTGAGCAACATCAAGAAAAACGGCATGCTCAACGTCAATGCCCAGCGCTGGTTCAAGGCGCCCTTGCCTGACAGCGTATTGCGTAGCGGGCTCGAATAA
- a CDS encoding barstar family protein has protein sequence MPTASLSGEIITGWDSFHSESAKAFGFPEFYGRNMNAWIDCLSYLRDEDGMSKFRLTENEVLNIEVLHSDKLRQRAAEIIEELEFCIAAINERYDDYGEKPALKLILR, from the coding sequence ATGCCAACCGCAAGCTTGAGTGGCGAAATCATCACCGGCTGGGACAGCTTCCATAGCGAATCGGCCAAAGCGTTCGGTTTCCCCGAATTCTATGGCCGCAACATGAATGCCTGGATCGATTGCCTGAGCTATCTGCGCGACGAGGACGGCATGAGCAAATTCCGCCTCACGGAAAACGAGGTGCTGAACATCGAAGTGCTGCACAGCGATAAACTGCGCCAGCGCGCCGCCGAAATTATCGAAGAGCTGGAATTCTGTATTGCTGCGATCAACGAGCGCTATGACGATTATGGCGAAAAGCCGGCGCTGAAACTGATCCTGCGCTAG
- a CDS encoding phosphodiesterase codes for MILCQISDLHIKAHGKKSYRIVDTAESLRRCIAQVNGLRQRPDAVVMTGDLVDFGLPEEYAFLRQLLQALELPYYLIPGNHDERSSLRAAFPEHLYLQQSHDRIEYVIDDHALRIVALDTVIPQSSSGALAADSLIWLDQVLAAQPHKPTVIVMHHPPFHTGIGHMDKIGLADPQALAAVVQRHPQVERLLCGHLHRAIQVRFGGSIASTGPGVAHQVALDLSPQAESRFVMEPPAFQLHLWDADHGLISHTAYIGEFDGPYPFYDGDHLID; via the coding sequence ATGATTCTTTGCCAGATTTCCGATTTGCATATCAAGGCGCATGGCAAGAAATCCTATCGCATCGTCGATACAGCGGAAAGCCTGCGGCGCTGCATCGCGCAGGTGAATGGGCTCAGGCAGCGGCCCGACGCCGTGGTGATGACCGGCGATCTGGTGGATTTCGGTTTGCCGGAAGAATACGCATTCCTGCGCCAGCTGCTGCAAGCGCTGGAGCTGCCGTACTATCTGATTCCCGGTAATCACGATGAACGCAGCAGCTTGAGGGCGGCCTTTCCTGAGCACTTATATCTGCAGCAAAGCCACGACAGAATCGAATACGTGATCGACGATCATGCGCTGCGCATCGTGGCGCTGGATACGGTCATTCCGCAATCCAGCAGCGGCGCACTGGCCGCCGATAGCTTGATATGGCTGGATCAGGTGCTGGCGGCGCAGCCGCACAAGCCGACCGTCATCGTCATGCACCATCCGCCGTTTCATACCGGCATCGGCCACATGGATAAAATAGGATTGGCAGATCCGCAGGCATTGGCTGCCGTGGTGCAGCGTCATCCGCAGGTAGAGCGGCTCCTGTGCGGCCATTTGCACCGCGCCATCCAGGTGCGTTTTGGCGGCAGCATCGCCTCGACCGGTCCCGGCGTTGCGCATCAGGTAGCGCTGGATCTGAGCCCGCAGGCGGAATCCCGCTTCGTGATGGAGCCGCCGGCGTTTCAACTGCACCTGTGGGATGCCGATCATGGCTTGATCAGTCACACCGCCTATATCGGAGAATTTGACGGTCCATATCCGTTCTACGATGGCGACCACCTGATCGATTAA
- a CDS encoding ABC transporter ATP-binding protein, which yields MKNAVSIKLIQCAKTFANGAQALQPIELEIHPGETVVLLGPSGCGKTTTLRLIAGLEFPDAGGQVLFGGEDVTALPIEKRGVGMVFQNYALFPNMTVGENIAYGLKIRKMPAAQRLEKIEALLQMVQLQGLGQRRIDQLSGGQKQRVALARALAVEPRVLLLDEPLTALDAKLRETLRADLNQLLRKLGITAIYVTHDQSEAMALGDRVVVMERGKIAQIGSPQDIYYRPASHFVADFIGTMNRVSGVVSDGQLRFGGGQLSCDTSSAGLRATLMFRPEDVEVVAADMDAANMQGEILSTFFLGDRTRLLVDVGAEQAVVVDTGRGASWQVGERIALRVPEHALLHFQDEATA from the coding sequence ATGAAGAATGCCGTTTCCATCAAATTGATACAGTGCGCCAAGACCTTCGCCAACGGCGCGCAGGCGCTGCAGCCGATAGAGCTGGAAATCCATCCCGGTGAAACCGTGGTGTTGCTAGGGCCGTCCGGCTGCGGCAAAACCACCACTCTGCGTCTGATCGCCGGCCTGGAATTTCCCGATGCCGGCGGCCAGGTTCTGTTCGGTGGCGAAGACGTTACCGCCTTGCCGATAGAAAAGCGCGGCGTCGGCATGGTGTTTCAGAATTACGCTTTGTTCCCCAACATGACGGTCGGCGAAAACATCGCCTACGGCTTGAAAATCCGTAAGATGCCGGCCGCTCAGCGCCTGGAAAAAATCGAAGCCCTGCTCCAGATGGTGCAGTTGCAAGGGCTAGGCCAGCGCCGCATCGACCAGCTCTCGGGCGGCCAGAAACAGCGGGTCGCCCTGGCTCGCGCGTTGGCGGTCGAACCCCGGGTATTGCTGCTGGACGAGCCCTTGACTGCACTCGACGCCAAGCTGCGTGAAACGCTGCGCGCTGATCTCAACCAGCTGCTGCGCAAGCTCGGCATCACCGCCATCTATGTGACTCACGACCAGAGCGAGGCGATGGCATTGGGCGATCGCGTGGTGGTCATGGAACGCGGCAAGATCGCGCAAATTGGCAGTCCGCAGGATATCTACTATCGTCCCGCCAGCCATTTTGTCGCCGATTTCATCGGCACCATGAACCGCGTGAGCGGCGTCGTCAGCGACGGTCAGCTGCGCTTTGGCGGTGGCCAGCTGTCATGCGATACGTCGTCCGCCGGGCTGCGGGCGACGCTGATGTTCCGGCCGGAAGATGTCGAGGTTGTTGCCGCTGACATGGATGCTGCCAACATGCAGGGAGAAATTCTGTCAACCTTCTTCCTGGGAGACCGCACCCGCCTGCTGGTCGATGTCGGCGCCGAGCAAGCGGTGGTGGTCGACACCGGCCGCGGCGCATCCTGGCAAGTGGGTGAACGCATCGCATTGCGCGTTCCTGAGCACGCCTTGTTGCATTTCCAGGATGAGGCGACAGCATGA
- a CDS encoding ABC transporter permease — translation MQKSFRFYLQLGFTLLVCAFLIVPIILSMLAGITDNFFIGWSSGFTVRWIVQVWDAYQLTIWRSIVIALACLVVTTVVGVPLAYMLARHNGGNSRLARAIEELLMMPVAVPGLATALALIMAYGQYREFRGSLLFILVGHVLFTLPFMVRPVLAVMQSAQLPVLEEAAASLGAGLTQRFFGIVIPNVFSGILAGALMVVTLSIGEFNITWMLHTPLTMTLPVGLADSYASMRLEVGSAYTLIFFVMIIPLLVATQWVTHTTRSRVRL, via the coding sequence GTGCAGAAATCATTCCGCTTCTATCTCCAGCTCGGCTTCACCCTGCTGGTATGCGCTTTCCTGATCGTCCCCATCATCCTGTCGATGCTGGCAGGGATCACCGATAATTTTTTCATCGGCTGGTCCAGCGGTTTTACCGTGCGCTGGATAGTGCAGGTCTGGGATGCCTACCAGCTAACCATCTGGCGCTCGATAGTAATCGCATTGGCCTGCCTGGTCGTCACCACGGTGGTTGGTGTGCCGCTGGCGTACATGCTGGCGCGCCATAACGGCGGCAACAGCCGTCTGGCGCGCGCCATCGAAGAATTGCTGATGATGCCAGTCGCTGTGCCAGGCTTGGCTACAGCGCTGGCGCTGATCATGGCCTACGGCCAGTATCGTGAATTCCGCGGCAGCCTGCTGTTCATCCTGGTCGGCCATGTACTGTTCACGCTGCCGTTCATGGTGCGCCCGGTGCTGGCGGTGATGCAGTCGGCGCAGTTGCCGGTGCTGGAAGAAGCCGCGGCCAGCCTCGGAGCCGGCTTGACGCAGCGTTTTTTCGGCATCGTGATTCCTAATGTATTTTCCGGCATCCTGGCCGGTGCGCTGATGGTGGTGACCTTGTCGATAGGCGAGTTCAATATCACCTGGATGCTGCATACGCCGCTGACCATGACGCTGCCGGTCGGGCTGGCCGACAGCTATGCCTCGATGCGGCTGGAAGTCGGCTCCGCCTATACGTTGATTTTCTTCGTGATGATCATTCCGCTGCTGGTCGCCACGCAATGGGTGACGCACACCACACGCTCAAGAGTCCGTTTATGA
- a CDS encoding ABC transporter permease has product MALFLAFWLLPMLRLVAVGASGPTGIAAYFAVLTNHHYLMSLISTLLLSAAVTLATLLISSLVGLFLQRNRFAGKALLLAMLTFPLAFPGVVVGFMVIMLAGRQGLIGAVSSWLFGDAWVFAYSLGGLFLGYLYFSIPRVILTIMAAAEKLDPALEEAARSLGANPLQVFANVVLPALAPALISSGAICFATSVGAFGTAFTLATNIDVLPMAIYNEFTSYANFAMAAALSIVLGVMTWLVLALARSWSGNAAGAAT; this is encoded by the coding sequence ATGGCCTTGTTCCTGGCTTTCTGGCTGCTGCCAATGTTGCGTCTGGTAGCGGTTGGGGCCAGCGGTCCGACCGGCATCGCGGCATATTTTGCGGTGCTGACCAATCATCATTATTTGATGAGTCTGATTTCGACGCTGCTGCTGTCGGCGGCGGTGACCCTGGCCACCTTGCTGATCTCTTCGCTGGTCGGCCTGTTCTTGCAGCGCAACCGATTCGCCGGCAAAGCACTGCTGCTCGCCATGCTGACCTTTCCGCTGGCTTTTCCCGGCGTGGTGGTCGGCTTCATGGTGATCATGCTGGCCGGGCGCCAGGGCTTGATCGGCGCCGTCAGCAGCTGGCTGTTCGGCGATGCCTGGGTATTCGCCTATTCGCTCGGCGGCCTGTTCCTCGGTTATCTGTATTTTTCGATTCCGCGCGTCATCCTGACGATCATGGCTGCCGCGGAGAAGCTTGATCCTGCGCTGGAAGAGGCGGCCCGTTCGCTGGGCGCGAATCCCTTGCAGGTATTCGCCAACGTCGTGCTGCCGGCGCTGGCGCCGGCACTGATCTCATCCGGTGCGATCTGCTTCGCCACTAGCGTCGGCGCTTTCGGCACGGCTTTTACGCTGGCCACCAATATCGATGTGCTGCCGATGGCGATCTATAACGAATTTACCAGCTATGCCAATTTTGCGATGGCAGCGGCGCTGTCGATTGTGCTGGGAGTGATGACCTGGCTGGTGCTGGCGTTGGCGCGTTCCTGGTCAGGCAATGCCGCCGGCGCCGCGACTTAG
- a CDS encoding ABC transporter substrate-binding protein, translating to MRLARVFHTMVAAIGLAASVHAGAQNAICYNCPPEWADWASQIKAVKDKTGITVPPDNKNSGQSLSQIIAEKASPVADFTYVGVTFGIEAKKKEVTAPYKPAGWNEIPNELKDADGYWFTIHSGTMGLMVNVDALKGKPVPRSWQDLQKPEYKGLIGYLDPASAFVGYVGAVAINQALGGTLDNFTPGINYFKALQKNQPIVPKQTSYARLLSGEIPILFGYDFDAYRARYKDKANVAFVIPSEGTLTVPYVVSLVKNGPNPANAKKVLDFLLSNEGQAIWANAYLRPVRASAISKEAQSHFLPATEYARARSVDYGKMAEAQRAFSERYQAEVR from the coding sequence ATGCGCTTAGCACGTGTTTTCCACACCATGGTCGCCGCCATCGGCCTGGCCGCATCGGTCCATGCCGGCGCCCAGAATGCGATTTGCTACAACTGTCCGCCCGAGTGGGCGGACTGGGCGTCGCAGATCAAGGCCGTCAAGGACAAGACCGGCATCACGGTGCCGCCCGATAACAAGAACAGCGGTCAGTCGCTGTCGCAGATCATTGCTGAAAAGGCCAGTCCGGTGGCTGACTTCACCTATGTCGGCGTGACCTTCGGCATTGAAGCGAAAAAGAAAGAAGTGACCGCCCCGTACAAGCCTGCCGGCTGGAATGAGATCCCGAACGAGCTCAAGGATGCGGACGGCTACTGGTTCACCATCCATTCCGGCACCATGGGACTGATGGTGAACGTCGATGCACTCAAGGGCAAGCCGGTGCCACGCTCCTGGCAGGATTTGCAGAAGCCGGAATACAAAGGCTTGATCGGCTACCTCGATCCGGCCAGCGCCTTCGTCGGCTACGTCGGCGCAGTGGCGATCAATCAGGCCTTGGGCGGCACGCTGGACAACTTCACACCGGGCATCAACTATTTCAAGGCGCTCCAAAAGAACCAGCCTATCGTCCCTAAGCAGACTTCGTATGCGCGCCTGCTGTCGGGTGAGATTCCGATTTTGTTCGGCTACGACTTCGATGCCTACCGCGCCAGATACAAGGACAAAGCCAACGTCGCTTTCGTCATCCCCAGCGAAGGAACCCTGACCGTGCCTTACGTTGTCAGCCTGGTTAAAAATGGCCCGAATCCGGCCAACGCCAAGAAGGTGCTGGATTTCCTCCTATCCAATGAGGGCCAGGCGATCTGGGCCAATGCCTATCTGCGGCCGGTGCGCGCTTCCGCGATTTCCAAGGAAGCCCAGTCGCACTTCCTGCCGGCGACCGAATATGCACGTGCCAGGTCGGTCGATTACGGCAAGATGGCCGAGGCCCAGCGCGCATTCAGCGAACGTTATCAGGCAGAAGTGCGGTGA
- a CDS encoding LacI family DNA-binding transcriptional regulator yields MRPSIKQVALEAGVSIATVSRLLNQPDSVSVDTASKVNQAIEALGFRPNFTGRNLRAGRSHTVGVVVPTLSNTVFAQCLQGIETAARQRDYSVMFTATEYRQQDEAAAVELLLAHRVDGVILTVADAEASITLDVLEREQIPYVLVYNQPQRGARPSVSVDNHAAAYDAVSHLIKLGHRRIQMLAGQFHASDRALQRYHGYLQAMQQHGLAPLAPIEVARHTYTSLAHEYLQTFRDPWQRPSALFCSNDLLALSVMRDLRALGLRVPDDVSVMGFDGIPLGELMDPMLSSVEQPSEQIGGLALRTLVMAIEEQQDGHPPAASHILPHIVRIGASVKPFATPN; encoded by the coding sequence GTGCGTCCATCCATCAAGCAAGTTGCTCTAGAAGCCGGTGTTTCCATCGCCACCGTATCGCGCCTGTTAAATCAGCCCGATTCGGTCAGCGTCGATACCGCCAGCAAGGTCAATCAAGCCATCGAGGCGCTCGGCTTCCGGCCGAATTTCACCGGGCGCAATCTGCGCGCTGGCCGCTCGCACACGGTCGGCGTGGTGGTGCCGACCTTGTCCAATACAGTGTTTGCGCAATGTCTGCAGGGTATCGAGACGGCGGCGCGCCAGCGCGATTATTCGGTCATGTTCACCGCCACCGAATACCGTCAGCAGGATGAAGCGGCGGCGGTGGAACTGCTGCTGGCGCACCGCGTCGATGGCGTCATCCTGACTGTCGCCGATGCCGAAGCCAGTATCACGCTGGATGTGCTTGAGCGGGAACAGATCCCATATGTGCTGGTGTATAACCAGCCGCAACGGGGCGCGCGGCCATCGGTGTCAGTCGATAACCACGCCGCCGCCTATGACGCGGTCAGCCATCTGATCAAGCTTGGCCACCGCCGCATCCAGATGCTGGCCGGCCAGTTCCACGCGTCCGACCGCGCCTTGCAGCGCTATCACGGCTACCTGCAGGCGATGCAGCAGCACGGCCTGGCGCCGCTGGCGCCGATCGAAGTTGCGCGCCACACCTACACTTCGCTTGCGCACGAATACCTGCAGACATTCCGCGATCCCTGGCAACGGCCGAGCGCCTTGTTTTGTTCCAATGACTTGCTGGCCCTGAGCGTAATGCGCGACCTGCGCGCACTCGGCTTGCGTGTGCCGGATGATGTCTCGGTGATGGGTTTCGACGGCATCCCGCTGGGCGAGCTGATGGATCCGATGCTGAGCAGTGTCGAACAGCCATCCGAACAGATCGGCGGACTGGCATTGCGCACGCTGGTGATGGCGATCGAAGAACAGCAAGATGGCCATCCGCCTGCCGCGTCGCACATATTGCCGCATATCGTCCGCATCGGCGCCTCGGTCAAACCGTTCGCAACTCCCAACTAA
- a CDS encoding GNAT family N-acetyltransferase — MSAVIKASATLVQAVEADFEELVALRITAMRESLERVGRFDPLRARERFRSAFSAVHTRHIVFEEQRLGFVVVKPVENQLLLDHLYILPDRQGQGIGAAVLAQVFKEADALALPLRVGALRGSDANRFYQRHGFEFLAEEEWDIYYLRPER, encoded by the coding sequence ATGTCTGCAGTGATTAAAGCAAGCGCCACCCTGGTCCAGGCCGTTGAAGCGGATTTTGAAGAGCTGGTGGCCTTGCGCATTACCGCCATGCGCGAGAGCCTGGAACGGGTTGGCCGCTTTGATCCGCTGCGCGCCAGAGAACGTTTCCGTTCTGCCTTTTCGGCGGTGCACACAAGGCATATCGTCTTCGAAGAGCAGCGCCTCGGCTTTGTCGTTGTCAAGCCCGTCGAAAATCAACTGTTGCTGGACCACCTCTATATTCTGCCAGACCGCCAAGGACAAGGAATCGGCGCAGCCGTGCTAGCCCAGGTTTTCAAGGAAGCGGATGCGTTGGCTTTGCCACTGCGGGTAGGCGCCTTGAGAGGAAGCGACGCTAATCGTTTCTATCAGCGACACGGTTTTGAGTTCCTCGCAGAAGAAGAGTGGGATATTTACTATCTTCGTCCCGAACGCTGA
- a CDS encoding patatin-like phospholipase family protein, with translation MEKTAFVFAGGGSLGAIEAGMLRELIASGVRPDFLVGASAGAINSVFFAYQPHSAGSLRLEFLWRGIRREQILPWSFLSLLGAFRGRGTHLVSSGKLRELLYEHYGNRKLEDADLPVHVVATEMKTGNEVVISSGSAVDAVLASTAIPGVFPPVALDGNMLIDGGVANNTPISTAIRLGATRVIVLSTGFTCAERRPPKGALEHAMSALNLLVARQLVSDLERWASHAAIAVVTPLCPLDVSPYDYSQCGLLIDRAAAETRLWLEAGGLDNHEIPGGLRPHSHDAE, from the coding sequence ATGGAAAAGACCGCATTTGTATTCGCCGGCGGCGGCAGTCTTGGCGCTATTGAAGCGGGCATGCTACGTGAGCTCATCGCTTCCGGAGTGCGGCCGGATTTCCTGGTCGGCGCCTCTGCCGGCGCCATCAATAGCGTGTTCTTTGCCTATCAGCCACACTCTGCCGGCTCGCTCCGCCTCGAATTCCTTTGGCGCGGCATCCGTCGCGAGCAGATCTTGCCGTGGTCATTTCTTTCCTTGCTGGGGGCTTTTCGCGGGCGCGGGACGCACCTGGTCAGTTCGGGGAAATTGCGCGAGTTGCTGTACGAACACTATGGCAACCGCAAGCTGGAAGATGCGGATCTCCCTGTGCATGTGGTCGCCACCGAGATGAAAACCGGTAATGAAGTCGTGATTTCATCGGGTTCTGCAGTGGACGCGGTACTTGCCAGCACGGCGATCCCCGGGGTATTTCCACCGGTCGCACTGGACGGCAACATGCTGATCGATGGCGGCGTCGCCAACAATACCCCCATTTCCACCGCGATCCGCTTGGGCGCCACGCGTGTCATCGTGCTGAGCACTGGATTTACCTGCGCCGAACGGCGTCCGCCGAAAGGAGCGCTTGAGCATGCCATGAGTGCGCTCAACCTGCTGGTGGCGCGGCAACTGGTATCGGATCTGGAGCGTTGGGCATCGCATGCGGCGATCGCCGTGGTTACTCCCTTATGTCCATTGGACGTTTCACCGTACGACTATAGCCAGTGCGGCTTGCTGATAGACCGGGCGGCAGCCGAAACCCGTCTCTGGCTGGAGGCAGGAGGACTGGATAATCACGAAATTCCAGGGGGACTCAGGCCGCATTCCCATGATGCTGAATAG